CCTTGTTATTTTCCTCGGCCTAAATTTCATGTTTgcttaaataagaaataaattaaagcaTAAAGGAAGAAATGCATATATACCTGGAAatcattttcttcaaagttGGTTATATTTTCTCTCCAGAATAAGGGATCTTTGTGCATGGGAGACCAATCTAGATGGCCAAGGAGAACTTCTTGCTTGTACATATCAAAAGAACTTAGTCTTTTAATATTATCCTTTAGCCCTTCTTCCAGAGAATTCAGTGCCTCCAACAAGTCCTATAAAAACTTTTCTAATCAATAGAAATATTGGGCTAGCAATACAAAATAGGTTATTTCAAAAGGAAATGTGATAATAGAGGTTTAAAAGAGCTATCTATTTTTAAGCTTGTAATTTAAGATAATGTTATAAATCTCAAGtaatacacacacatatagTTTAACCATAGAGGGTGCCGATTCAAGCAAATGTGGGAGAGAATGGAAAAGGCACTTTAGAATAGTGAAAAACTGATGACCGGTGAGCCTTCCAGAATGTGTATTAAAGTTAGCAGCATAATTGGTTTATCATGCATAAGGGTTCATGTACACTTGTGCATTACAATGCAAATAGAAAACAGAGAACGCTATTATTATGGCCAACATGCACAAGAGTCACTCTGTAACCAGGAAGCAATGCATCACAGATTAATCAAATTTCATCAACCATGTTGTAAATCACAATTTATCTATTGAGTAACAATAAATACTAGAGAGGAAGCATCATATCATTCCAATAAGTAAATTCTGCAGTAACAGTCACTCTGACTTTCCTAAGTGCATACATCAAATGGTAAGTGCCATTAAAAGGGTGATGAATCACAGATAACAGCAAGTGTATCTAACTGTTTATGGTATCGGCATGACAACATAAGACcagaaataatatataatattgcaAAGGCCATGTTATATTAAAACACTATGACTATGATgacaaaaaatctaaaatattagtTCTGATAGCAAATACTTCAATAGTAGCTAGATGTAAATAGAGGGCAACCTAATGCACAAGACTACCTGTCCCACTTGATGGGGTTTGGGGAGGGTAGGCATAGGTGCATAANACCTAATCATGCAAGATACTGTTTACAGGAATTGAACCTCTGATTGTGAGGCCACAAGACAGCAACTTTACGGTTAAGGCTCAAATAGCAAAAGGTATAAATCAAAAAGATTTTTCTCCGCATGGCACCTGCTATAAATTTGCACACAAGTTCAACAGGACATTAACGTAGTGTAGGTCTTAATTATCTGACCTCATCACTCCATGCTTGTGCCTTTAAACTCTGGACAACTTGTGGCAGCTGAAGATCAACCATCTGAGCACCCAATGTCCCTTTTGACATCAAGTTCTTAAGAGTCAGCACAATAACTCTAACCACCTTGTAAAACAAGTGTACCAACATTAGACCGCTATGCCAGAGAaagttataaacaaaaaatacctACTTGCTACTATTACACACAGAGATATAGCAGAAAGTTAATACAAACTAAGCTAACAGCTATAAAAGAACAATAAGTCTATAACTACTGATGATATTGTAAGAAATAGAGAGATGTGAATAACATTTTGTTTATAAGAGAGAAATGAGATGCACATAAATTCAACAAGCAATACCTTCTCTTTTGTAGAACTCTTAACAACATCAATAAGTCGAGGAAGGGTCCTTGAAGTAGCCAAATATTCAATTGCTGGCTCATAATAGGATAAGAGCCATATGCAGAGACATGTTTCATAAAGAAGCTGTTACAGAGGAATTTATCATTTAAGTTCACTTTGTTTATCCTTAAAAAATCACGCACGAAATCTAAAAAACTTcatcaataacattttatattttttactgaTAATTCAATTTAGAAGCCAACATATCTGGAATCAGAAATCACTCTATCAATGTTGATCAAAACAATCATTATTTGGTAAAAATCACCAAGCATAAGTTATCCATCTCTTACTAAATGTAGCACAGACTCTTAAATTTCCAGCAAGTATTACAGGCATAGCTAGATATACCATGCCTACCCAAGCACCTATCCTATTGGTATAGGCCAACTAAGGAAAAACTCAATTACTCAGATTTTCAGATTCTCAGAGGTAGAGTCCGACAAACTTACCTGAATGGACTGTTGTGTGGATGCTGGTGAAATCAATGGCACAAGTAACTTGACCCCGTCTGCCTGAACAAAGGAAGACCTAACCACAGGTTCCTTAAGCAGTGTTGCTAGGCAATTGATAGCAGTTGGGACTCCACGAGTAGGATGAAAAGGTTTCTTCAactacatatttaataaatcaatCATAGATGAACATAAGAAAGCATGCATATTTCGTAGAAAGGGATCCTTAACATCTTCAGAATATTTCATAAACTTCCTATTGATCTGAGTTCAATCGTAATGAGTCTAGTTTAATTGATTCTGTGGTACAATTTATAACTTAGTGTTCAAGTTCAGAAAATAATGCCACACTTGTGCAATCACAAATCTAACTTAATTTTCATACACGTCAAGTGATTGTGGCAGCTTCCTGCCTAAGTTGATAAGATTAGTTGCATTGTCAACATCTGCGAATTACTATTATCCAGTGGATCTAGAGAGATGGAAACAATTTTCAGTATCACATACCTGTTCACAAAGCCATTTTACTAATCCTATCAAAACATCATCAATAGTGGTAAATGGCTTCTTTCCATTTGATGCTTCTCCATTAGACACAACACCATTCTGATTTTTTGGCCTGACACTATTATCAGAAAAGGGTGAAATTTTGTAATAACTTGTAAGGCAATAACTTATACAGCTTGAATCTGATATTTAATCCATGTCTGAGAagttttttagaattaaaatgtGAAAAGATCTTGAGTTTGTATTACCTGACAATTAAAGCAAGGATCTTACAACTTTTCTCTTGTATGAACCAATTTCCTTTCCAGAGCAATCTGCAAGATggataaaattctttttttctcattttttgaatatcataaatttgaagtacaaagaaattttcaaaatccaagACAATGACATGACATTATATAAACAAGCGTACATAGCATTTAATCTTCTGTAAAAGAAATGACAAAGAAATGTAATTAAAACCGACAGACGTTTAGTTTCTGTGTTCAAAAGAAAGGTATAATACTAGACTACAAATGACCATATAAAGCACAATCTTCCACAAGCACTATTTTACATACACTCAGATACTATCATCAATGGTTAGACTCCCTGCAAAGAAAATTCTTAAAACCGTTTTGCTGAGGCTTAAATAAGCATTAGGTCTCGTAtatgactaatattttttttaggtacccaataaaagaaattaaaattgggacctaataatatataaattttggtttaaaaccctaaaaaaatatttattcatattttgtcCCCACTATTACATTGATTCTATTAACTGATCACTAAagtattttttctatttttattttgaactttcAACCTATTCTATTATCATGACAGCCGATAGTTTTCCATCATATAATGGCGTATCCTGTCAATATAGTTAATATCATCACTCGATGGGAAACATATTTCAACCTAGCAACACGTGTATTATAGAACTAGTAGGTATCAGAATGgaccaaaatgtttaactagttatttgaaaaacaaagtaTCGGGTACTCAACACAAAAGTCAGTCATATAGTAGGAATGTGGAACTTATTTATACCTTTGGCTGAAGTAATGAACACGGTAACAAATACATtctatttgaaacaaaaatgctGAATTTTATTAATGAGAGATTTTAATGTGTGTATGTGATAGATAAACATATACTGTACATGAGCTAATCTCACCTCCAAAACAAAGAAATCTAATAATTAGTTAgaacaaaaaaacatatttgagtAAAGACTTAACTTAGGAAAGGCTCATAAGTATCTTCATCTGCAAGAGTACTGTCATGAAACAGTCTTGCTCTCTTGGGGTTTGCTGCAAAAGATAATTTAAGGTTATTACACTGTTAACaaacaaatgagaaaaaaaaatggaccaATTTCAACAATTTACCAGCAAGCATTTCATCTATCAGTGCCAAAACATACTCTACAGTATCTTCCTTGAAAATATCACGCAGAACACGAACAAACACGCGAACATACGAGGGACCATCCTGCCACACAAAGAACAAGCTTGCACTTTCAATACCAATAGACAACAAACTTGGGAATCACAAATTGAATCCACTTCAAATCAAAATCGCAATCAAATCAAGTTTAAAAGCTCAGCACAACAATTAACAAACTATGATTTACTATTactttcccaaaaaaaaaattgaaaaaaaattacatcatcGAGCAACTGTGCTCTGTGACTCTCTGATCGGTGATCATAGCGCCTTAAGAGCTGAAGGCTGGTGCTTGAGATGAGCTTCGTGGACATATAGGTCTCCCATGGAATGTCCCTACTCAGAACCTTCAAGAAAACACGACACAATGCCAGTGAAGAAATTCAAACCACATCGAAAACCAACACAATAAAATGCACGAGAACTAAATCCAAACGGAATCGAGCAGAATCGGTACTTTGCGATCAGATCGAGGAACGAAGAAACTAATAGAGAGGAAACGGATCGGAAAGTACCAGTTCGGTGGTTAATTCGGCCTGGTCCATGGCAACGGGAACCCTAGAACTCGCTCGGGAAACTTAAATTTGGTACTGCGAGAGCAGAAGGGAAATCGAGTGAAATGAATGCAAGTGACGGAGACACAAGTGAAATTGCaatgaagaaaagtgagaaagTGAAGAACCGGATGAGGATTATTTTACCCGCGATTTGGTAGTTTTTGGATTTGTAGCAGAGAGACAGAAGtgagaaggagaaggaaataGATCAGTTTTGGAATCACATATTGGTAAGCATCCCTCGCCACGACCATGCTACAATCATGTTCATACTGGTCCACGTGCCTGTCTatctgttaaattttttattacctACAAATATGGATAAAtttctatataattatttatacataattttttttttaaattttatttttttaataattattttttaaattcaaataaaaaaattatttttaattttattttttaataattacgtttttatattcaaatgattatttatgatgaaaaaatatttttacaatcaaaaatcataaaaattatttataaattatattttgcaagttaaaaattacattatatttttattttaataattaaaaataatttcatatttaataaaaaatttgctATAACATTAATGGAGgggattaattttttattttatttttttaatgacagcttttcaaatttaaataaaaattaagttttaaatttataactattttttaaaacccaAATAATTGCTAAAAATGTACCCgcttttttattatagatagttaatttaattttaaaacagaatttaaataaacaatgatTTAGAAAgattaaatagttattttaacttaaaagataattaaatctAAACTAACTATccttaaaggataaaaaaaattgaattaaaaatgatttttacttaaaagataaaattgaaaaaaaaaacgtgtatataaaaaagaaaaaactcctcaatatatagataataaaaaaatcattttcacacttaaaaaaatcataaaaatcatttataaactataaaataaaattgacaaattataaattgtaatgTCCGTATACAAACCGTATCTCAAACCTCATTCTCAATTCCATGTTATCGCATGTCATtatcttttatcaaaaaaattcatcacttttagaaattaattacaCCATTGTGAAATTGAAGtgtaaaggtaaaaaaaaaaaaaatagttatattttacattaaaaagaaaatggggataaaaatttaattaagataaaaggATTTATTGGATCCTAGTTGGAGGTAGCCAGACCCATGAGTCTATGGGCACATGACCTTTGCAGGGATCTTTCTCCAAAAGTCAGTTTCCCTTTCTGCCAaatttccctttctctctctagaaaacaGAAAACCCTTTTTGCcctaaaacattttctctgcCNNNNNNNNNNNNNNNNNNNNNNNNNNNNNNNNNNNNNNNNNNNNNNNNNNNNNNNNNNNNNNNNNNNNNNNNNNNNNNNNNNNNNNNNNNNNNNNNNNNNNNNNNNNNNNNNNNNNNNNNNNNNNNNNNNNNNNNNNNNNNNNNNNNNNNNNNNNNNNNNNNNNNNNNNNNNNNNNNNNNNNNNNNNNNNNNNNNNNNNNNNNNNNNNNNNNNNNNNNNNNNNNNNNNNNNNNNNNNNNNNNNNNNNNNNNNNNNNNNNNNNNNNNNNNNNNNNNNNNNNNNNNNNNNNNNNNNNNNNNNNNNNNNNNNNNNNNNNNNNNNNNNNNNNNNNNNNNNNNNNNNNNNNNNNNNNNNNNNNNNNNNNNNNNNNNNNNNNNNNNNNNNNNNNNNNNNNNNNNNNNNNNNNNNNNNNNNNNNNNNNNNNNNNNNNNNNNNNNNNNNNNNNNNNNNNNNNNNNNNNNNNNNNNNNNNNNNNNNNNNNNNNNNNNNNNNNNNNNNNNNNNNNNNNNNNNNNNNNNNNNNNNNNNNNNNNNNNNNNNNNNNNNNNNNNNNNNNNNNNNNNNNNNNNNNNNNNNNNNNNNNNNNNNNNNNNNNNNNNNNNNNNNNNNNNNNNNNNNNNNNNNNNNNNNNNNNNNNNNNNNNNNNNNNNNNNNNNNNNNNNNNNNNNNNNNNNNNNNNNNNNNNNNNNNNNNNNNNNNNNNNNNNNNNNNNNNNNNNNNNNNNNNNNNNNNNNNNNNNNNNNNNNNNNNNNNNNNNNNNNNNNNNNNNNNNNNNNNNNNNNNNNNNNNNNNNNNNNNNNNNNNNNNNNNNNNNNNNNNNNNNNNNNNNNNNNNNNNNNNNNNNNNNNNNNNNNNNNNNNNNNNNNNNNNNNNNNNNNNNNNNNNNNNNNNNNNNNNNNNNNNNNNNNNNNNNNNNNNNNNNNNNNNNNNNNNNNNNNNNNNNNNNNNNNNNNNNNNNNNNNNNNNNNNNNNNNNNNNNNNNNNNNNNNNNNNNNNNNNNNNNNNNNNNNNNNNNNNNNNNNNNNNNNNNNNNNNNNNNNNNNNNNNNNNNNNNNNNNNNNNNNNNNNNNNNNNNNNNNNNNNNNNNNNNNNNNNNNNNNNNNNNNNNNNNNNNNNNNNNNNNNNNNNNNNNNNNNNNNNNNNNNNNNNNNNNNNNNNNNNNNNNNNNNNNNNNNNNNNNNNNNNNNNNNNNNNNNNNNNNNNNNNNNNNNNNNNNNNNNNNNNNNNNNNNNNNNNNNNNNNNNNNNNNNNNNNNNNNNNNNNNNNNNNNNNNNNNNNNNNNNNNNNNNNNNNNNNNNNNNNNNNNNNNNNNNNNNNNNNNNNNNNNNNNNNNNNNNNNNNNNNNNNNNNNNNNNNNNNNNNNNNNNNNNNNNNNNNNNNNNNNNNNNNNNNNNNNNNNNNNNNNNNNNNNNNNNNNNNNNNNNNNNNNNNNNNNNNNNNNNNNNNNNNNNNNNNNNNNNNNNNNNNNNNNNNNNNNNNNNNNNNNNNNNNNNNNNNNNNNNNNNNNNNNNNNNNNNNNNNNNNNNNNNNNNNNNNNNNNNNNNNNNNNNNNNNNNNNNNNNNNNNNNNNNNNNNNNNNNNNNNNNNNNNNNNNNNNNNNNNNNNNNNNNNNNNNNNNNNNNNNNNNNNNNNNNNNNNNNNNNNNNNNNNNNNNNNNNNNNNNNNNNNNNNNNNNNNNNNNNNNNNNNNNNNNNNNNNNNNNNNNNNNNNNNNNNNNNNNNNNNNNNNNNNNNNNNNNNNNNNNNNNNNNNNNNNNNNNNNNNNNNNNNNNNNNNNNNNNNNNNNNNNNNNNNNNNNNNNNNNNNNNNNNNNNNNNNNNNNNNNNNNNNNNNNNNNNNNNNNNNNNNNNNNNNNNNNNNNNNNNNNNNNNNNNNNNNNNNNNNNNNNNNNNNNNNNNNNNNNNNNNNNNNNNNNNNNNNNNNNNNNNNNNNNNNNNNNNNNNNNNNNNNNNNNNNNNNNNNNNNNNNNNNNNNNNNNNNNNNNNNNNNNNNNNNNNNNNNNNNNNNNNNNNNNNNNNNNNNNNNNNNNNNNNNNNNNNNNNNNNNNNNNNNNNNNNNNNNNNNNNNNNNNNNNNNNNNNNNNNNNNNNNNNNNNNNNNNNNNNNNNNNNNNNNNNNNNNNNNNNNNNN
This genomic stretch from Vigna radiata var. radiata cultivar VC1973A chromosome 7, Vradiata_ver6, whole genome shotgun sequence harbors:
- the LOC106768548 gene encoding V-type proton ATPase subunit H, yielding MDQAELTTELVLSRDIPWETYMSTKLISSTSLQLLRRYDHRSESHRAQLLDDDGPSYVRVFVRVLRDIFKEDTVEYVLALIDEMLAANPKRARLFHDSTLADEDTYEPFLRLLWKGNWFIQEKSCKILALIVSVRPKNQNGVVSNGEASNGKKPFTTIDDVLIGLVKWLCEQLKKPFHPTRGVPTAINCLATLLKEPVVRSSFVQADGVKLLVPLISPASTQQSIQLLYETCLCIWLLSYYEPAIEYLATSRTLPRLIDVVKSSTKEKVVRVIVLTLKNLMSKGTLGAQMVDLQLPQVVQSLKAQAWSDEDLLEALNSLEEGLKDNIKRLSSFDMYKQEVLLGHLDWSPMHKDPLFWRENITNFEENDFQILRVLITILDTSSDPRTLAVACYDLSQFIQNHPAGRIIVTDLKAKERVMKLMNHENAEVTKNALLCIQRLFLGAKYASFLQV